In Crinalium epipsammum PCC 9333, the genomic window TTTTGATTAACTAATGCTTCAGTATACCAAACCAGTTCATTAATGAAAGATTCGAGCCTTGTTGTAAATTTTGAATCGCACAGATTACCCTTCTCATCAAATAAGTCGTTCACATTAGCAATAGGTAATTTATCGGGAATTGGTAAACCTCCTAGAGCAAGGCAAACTAATCGTAACTGCGCCAAACAATCAAGTCCGCCAAAACTCCCTGAAGATACCGTACAAATACCAATAGATTTATACTTTAAAGCTTGCGGTTCCAGGTAATCAAGAGCATTTTTCAACACTCCAGGGTATCCATTCTTATATTCAGGAGTAACAATTAAAATCCCATCTGCCTGACCTAGCTTTGAGCAAAACTGTAGTAAATTAAAGGGGAGATTTGAATTGTCCTGTAATCGCTGCTCTAACATAGGCAAATTATACTTGCCCAAGTCAATTAGTTCAGTTGCAATCTGATTGTTTGCAGCCAGGTTTTCTAAAATAAATTCAGCTACCTTTAAACTCTCACTCCCAATTCTACAGCTTCCTAAAAGGAGAGGAATTGAAAGTTTTTTTTGACTTGATTTCTCCATAACAACCCTTCTTGATTTACTTCTCTGTTCTCTAATCAAAACAAACTTTTAACAAATCTCCCATCAATTTAATTTGTACACCAATTCCCGTAATATATTGCTTTTTCGGAAGCTGGAAACCCTCGCTACCCTCGACTACCGCTGATATATGCTCCTGTAATGGGTTGTTGAGGATTTTCAAAGATTTGTTTGACCGAACCCGCTTCAATCAGTCTGCCACTGCCATCTTTGACCCAAAATAGAGCGACATAATCAGCAATTCGTCGAGCCTGTGCCAGGTTATGGGTGACAATTAAAATTGTGTATTTTCCTCGCAAACTTACAATTAAGTCTTCCACAATGCCCGTAGTGATAGGGTCTAGAGCACTGCAAGGTTCATCCATTAACAGAACCTCTGGCTGCAATGCCAGAGTTCTAGCAATACAGAGGCGCTGCTTTTGACCCCCAGAAAGGCGAAGTGCCGGAGACTTCAGCCGCTCTTTGACTTCATCCCACAAACCTACATCTACCAGAACCTGTTCAACAATTTCATCAATCCTCTGCCGATCTTTGATTCCATGCTCCCTTAGCGGAAAAGCGATATTTTTCCAAATTGAGAAAGGGAAAGGATTGGGTTTTTGGAAGATCGTGCCCACTCGACGGCGAAGAGCAACTGTATCTGTTTTAGGATGGAGAATATCTAAGTCTTCCAGCCACACTTGACCGCATATTTTGCAGTTGGGAATCAAGTCAGTCAAGCGATTGAGGCACGACAGAAAGCTAGTCTTCCCACATCCCGAAGGACCAATAAGTGCCGTAATACAACCTTTGGGAATGGAGATTGTCAGGTCTTGCAGAGCAAGCTTAGAGTTGTAATATAGGCTCAATCGCTCAGTATATAGACAAGGTAGAGGCAAATCCTCCTCACAAGGAGAAGAAATCAATTCTGTTTCTGATGAGGGCGTGTTCATAAGCAAGTCGCGATCAAAATACCAAAACTGAGTGCGAGCAGATATCAATCTTGAATCCTACTATGGAGCCAGTACTCTCCCATCCAAATAGCTGCGCCATTAGTCACTAATAGCATCATCATCAATACCACAACCGAGGCATAAGCACTGCTATCTCCACCCGAAACATTCATGGATAAGCTGTATATGTGTAGGGATAAGGCACGTCCGGAGTCCAGCAGGGACTCTGGCATACGCTCAACATAACCACTCGTATACATCAAAGCAGCCGTCTCAGCGATCGCTCGTCCGATTCCCAAAATCAACCCTGCGACTAAACTAGGCACTGCCGCAGGCAACAACAAATTCACCAACGTTGCAGTGCGTGAGAGTCCTAAAGAAGCAGCACCCAAGCGGTATTCATGGGGAACCGATCGCAGCCCCTCTTCTACAGAACGAATCAGAATCGGCAAGACCATGCAAGCCAGAGTTAAGCCTCCCGAAAGAATCGAAAATCCCAGTCCCAGGGTGACACAGAAAAAGGCATTACCGAATAAACCGAAAACAATCGATGGAACACTCGCCAGCATATCCAAACTGCGTCGCACCAACCGTCCAAACCAGTTATTCAATACAGTAAATTCAGCTAACAATATCGCTGTTCCCAACCCTAGCGGTACGGCAACTCCCAGGCAAACGCTCAAAAGCAGCCCTGTGGAAACTAAAACTGAGGCAATGCCACCGTTGCGACCGGCATCTTCTGGCTCTGTAGTCAGGAATTTCCAGTCAATTTGTCCGGCACCATGCCAAACAATATCAACTAGAATCCAGGCGAAAACTGCCGTGACACAAATTGCAACTGCCCAAACGAGCAAACTCAGTAGGATGTCTGCGTAGGAAATCTTTTGGCTTCGTGCTATGATGTAAGATTTGGTTGCCGCCAGAGTGCGGGCGTCGCCTGAAGGATTCTTCTGACTGGGAGGGATAGCTTGTCTTGACATGCGGCTAAAAGTCCATCTTTGACTCTGAATTCAGATGCAATATCCAGCAGAACCTAGTTATGATAAATTTCCTTTTCTGCGATCGCCTCTGCCAATAGCACTAAAACAAGGTTTACCCCCATCAATAGTAGCCCGCTCACAAACAAAGCCGAGCGGTGATCTCCCAAAGCAAAATCCATTTCCAGAGCAATGTTTGCAGGTAGAGTCCGAATCGGATTGAATAGGCTGCTAGGAATCTGAACAATATTGCCACACACCATCAAAACGATAATGGTTTCTCCGATAGCCCGACCCGTTCCCAGGATGATACTCGTGAACAAACCCGATCGCGCAGCAGGTAGAACAATCTCTCTGATGGTTCCCCAGCGTGATAATGAAAGAGCCACTGCACCTTGCAAATACTCTTGAGGTACTCCTGCTAAACTGGCATCAGCAATTAAGGCAATTGTCGGTATAATGAGGAGCGCTAGCAACAAAATACCACTTAGCAAGCTGGTTCCTGGCGGGTGTAAGCGATTAATCAGCGGCACCAGTACCACTAATCCCCAAAAACCGTAAACAACACCAGGAATTCCTGACATGATCTCCAACAATCGCCGATAGAGATTGGCAACAGGTTTGGGGGCGTAGTAGTGGCAAAACAAAGCTGACAAAATTCCTATAGGAGCAGCTAGTAGAACCGCGCCCGCTACAACTAGCAGCGTACTGATCAGCATCGGTGTGAGACTATAAAGCCCTTGAGTGGGATTCCAAGAAGTATCCCTCAAGAAGGGGAGTACGCCAACTTTGCGGAACAGTGGTAGGGACTCCAAAATTAAAAATCCGATAATAAATAGGACAATTGTTCCTACAATCGCGGCAATACCCCGCAGGCTCCAGACAAGTAATCGATCAACGTTTCGCGGGAACGAAGTTTTCTTTGCGGAAGATGTCATAGTTTTCCTGAGCCTGGGTAAAATCGATGAATTGTTTGGTCAATTCTGTGGGTTGTCCTTTTGTAACTAAGTTAAGCTGCCGCAGTAGGGGGAAACTTTTATCTGCAACAGTAGAACTTGTTGCTTTAACACCATCGAGAGTAAGAAGTTTAATCTTTCCACCCTGCTTAATGTCTTGTTCTGCGGAACCAATAGAAACATAGCCTATCGCATTCGGATTCCCAGCCACTGTTTTTATCCCCTGCTGGTCATCTCCAACCACAACATCAGCTTTAACCGCTTTATTGTCAATGCCAAAATAGTGCAAAAATAGCGTCAGTGTTGAACGTCCCTCTGCCTTGTGTACAAGAGTTATAGGAACATCTTTACCACCTAAGTCTTTCCAATTCTTAATTTTCCCCGTATAGACAGCAACAACTTGTTTGCTGACAATCTGATTTAAGGCATTGTCTGCATGAACAATGATGCTGACCCCATCACGACCAATGAGAAAGACCTGCATCCCTTTTTGCTCTTCTTCAGTCAGAGATTCCGAAACCATACCGATGTCAGACAATCCTTGATGTGCATCTGCCAACCCTCGTGCAGAACCGCCTGTATGGACATCAATGCGAGTTCCAGGATGCTGTTTTTCAAAACGTTTACTCAGTTCTGAAACCAAAGGGGCAATAGTACTCGCGCCCGTAATAATTAACTTTTGCTGCTTCACTCCCGCTTTGGGGCGTTCAGTACAGCTTTGCAACCCACAGCATAAACTGAGAGCGATCGCTAAATACAGCGTTCCTTGGAGCCTCATAGGGCATCTATACATTTATATAACGAGTTATCTAAAAGAGATGAAGAAAAATTTTTATTACATTATCATATACCTGGCATATTTTTGCAAAATTGGGATGAATCCGATAATTATTCGGCAATTTCATCCTCATAAGTTGTATCCTAATAATCTGCTCATATTTACTAATTGCCACATCAGTAGAGAGCTAGATCGTGAAACCAACAACCCTATACGCATATCACATGAAGGCCGACCAGCGACCCCGTGCGGAGGTGCCGCTCGATTTTTCGCCTCTAGTCGGTAACTGGATCAATACTAAGCCGGACACCAGTTACTTGGTGCGAGTCGTCCTCACTCAACAGGACGGTCACCTTATAGTCAGGGGTTATGGAGTTAATGAGTCTGAGCCAATTGACTGGGGTGAGGTTGATGCTGTGCCTTACGCCGCAGGAACCTCACTCATGGCAGGGGGATTTCACGCTTTTTATAACCTGGATAGGATTGAGACGCATCTGGTGGCAAACCAAAAACTGGGAATTTTGGTCATTCAATCCTATACCCGTTACTTAGATGGTAGTGGTCGAACCAGTCACTTTGCCCGCGAGTTTTTTCACCGCTTGTGAAAGAGGAAAATTTCAAGATGGAGCGAAACGAAATTTACGGTGACCAGCCCAAAAGAGACACTATTATTGATTTTACGCCTGTTTTGGGTACCTGGTTGAACTCCAACACAAAGACCAGATGGATCGAGAAATTTACCCTGACCAAGCATGACGAGAAAATCATTATGCACGCTTATAGTACACAGTCACCCGAAGATTGGGGTGAGACTGAAGTGACGCCGTTCGTGGATAACATCAATGAGAAGGGTTTCTGTGCACGATACGAACTCGATTCAGTAGAATCCTTATTGGCAGCTAACATGAACAAAGGCTTGTGGGTCATTGCCGCCTTTCTCAAGTTCAAGGATGGCAACCAACCCAATTTTTTGTGCCGTGAGTTTTACTATCGGCTGGACTAATGAAACCAGCTTATAGGTCAAGCTTTGCTTTATTAGCAAGTAAAAACAGGTGTATAAAACTCTATTAAATGATTTCCAATTTAACTGTCAATAAGCAAACCCTGATTGAGCGAATTAGCCAATTGGCACGCGATAAATTTGCCACTCGCGCTTCTAGCTATGACCGCACTGCCAGCTTCCCAACAGAAGATTTTGAAGACCTTTTTAATGCAGGTCTTAATGCGCCTACTGTGCCAACTGAATATGGTGGTCTAGGGTTAGGACATGATAGCGATATCTTTACCCTCTGGATGATGACCAAGGAACTGGCCAAAGTGGATTTATCCTTAGCCCGTTGCTGGGAAGGACACGCCAATGCTCAGATTTTACTGACGGCTATGGCTAATGAGTCTCAGAAAAAGTGCTGGTTTGAGGGCATCGTCCAGCGCGGTGAGAAATGGGCGGCGTGGAGTGGAGAACCCCAATCTCAAATCCCAGATCAAAAAGTCTGCCTTGGCACAACTGTTCAAGTGGTAAATGACGGCTACATCCTTGATGGCACAAAGGTCTTCGCAACCAGTGCCCCAGCAGTACAATGGGCTGTTCTCCTCGTCAACCCAGCAGGGGCTGGAGGTTCGCGACATAGCAATGGTTCGCCGACCTCAGTGCTGATGCTAGCTTGCAATTTATCCGACCCCAGTATCAGCTTTGATGATAGTTGGTGGCAGCCCATTGGGATGAAAGGTACAGTAAGTTATCTGGTTCGCTTTAAGCAGACTTTCATCCCCAAAGAAAATCTGATTGGCTATCCAGGACAGTACATCCTTGAAGAGTGGCAGACCAGGTTTACGCCTCAGTATGGCGCTGCTTTTTTAGGATCTGCTGAGGGAGCTTATGAGTATACTTTGGCATACATCAAGAAACAGGAAAAAGGACACGACCCTTACGTCCAACACCGGATTGCTAAGGCAGCAATTAATATAGATACTATGCATTTCTGGCTGCGGCAAGTAGCCACTCTCTGGGAAACAGGCCAGGAGTTAGGAGCAAAACTTGCAGGCAATCGCGCCCGTTACATAACTGAGCAACTGGCTACCGAAACCGTGAACGACTGCATACACGCTTGTGGAGCCCGCTCCTTGATTCAACCGAGTCCTATAGAGCGAATATTGCGAGACTTGTCCTTTTACGTCCTGCACGATAATAGCGATCGCGTTTTGTCCTCGATCGGTGGGGAGATTCTGGGGCAATCCTCTGATCGCGCCTATTTTAACACCCACCCAATTCACTGTGAAAAGCCCCAGTCTGATTAGACAGATTCAAAGAGCGATCGCTCTTATTTGCAGGTAGTCAATACCTTATCTTAGGAGCCCAAAAGAGCAAAAGGCAACAGATCCAGCCTTTAGACCTTGATACCACTTCCATTTCATATCTTGCACCTGGTGACCTAAATGTTGAGACCATTGCAAAAATCTGGGAATATCAGTTTGGGACAGTTCCAGCCTTAATCTCTACATTTGGGGTTGCAGTACTAGGTAAAAGTTGTAGCCAAGGGATACAACTTGCAAAGTGAATGCCAAAGGCTTGGTAGTGATAAGGTAACTTGTAGGTCATATAATATCTTTCAAGGCAACGTCGCTTTGCCTAAGCTCAAATGTGCTTCGAGGGTAACACCTTTTGCTCTATATATTTAATAATTTTGTCCAGACTTTGGGGGATGGTTTCTTTTGAGGTATAGCAAGTAATATCGGGATTTAATGGTTCTTCATAACAATCATCAATCCCTGTAAAAGAATTAATTTCTCCCAACCGTGCCTTAGCGTAAAGTCCTTTAATGTCCCGCAATTCACAAACAGATAGCGGTGCATTAATGTATACTTCTACAAAGTTTGTAGTCTTCTCCCGAAGTTCATTTCTGACATCCCGGTAGGGGCTAATGGCAGCAACTATTACAACTACCCCATTCCGGCTCAAGAGATTCGCTACAAAACCAATGCGGCGGATGTTTGTGTTTCGGTCTTCTCTGCTAAAACCTAAACCTTGTGAAAGGTTTGTTCTAACTAGATCACCATCCAAAACTTCTACCAAAAAACCGCGTTCTTTAAGTAAGAGTTCTAATCCTTGAGCGAGCGTAGTTTTTCCAGCACCACTAAGACCAGTTAGCCATAATATCAAACCTTGATTTTTTACTTCGATCATTTCCCTGCCATTCCTGTAATCACCACACTCTCGCACTGGGATTTTAACCTTTCACAATGACCACTAATTTATCAAACCTGAGTTCGACGTAAGCGCTTTGTAAAACTTTTTTTATTTCCTACAAAATCTAAAATTTTGCTCTTATGCTTTTGGCACTGTTCGCACTTAAACTGCCGTCGATTAACGCAGCAATTTCACTTCTCTATTACTAATTGATAAATCTTTCACCAAATGTTTTTTATTTTGATGAAGACTACGGCTAAGTTGACCGCATCTTGGGCAAATTGCTATTTTACAACAAAAATTACAACAGGTCAAAGAAGCCTCATCGTTATTCGGAACGATGCACTCTTTAAAAGAAGAGTTTCACTGTTTATTTGAAAGCCATCAGGATGTGGGTTCAGGAACCTTAGCACTAATTGATTGGTTTTCGTGTATGGCGATGATTACCTTGATCAATTAAAAACAGAGTTGAAAAAATACGGACTTAATGACCTTTGCATCGGGTAGATTCTGATTTTAATATTAAAACAACATCATGTTTTTGATGAAATTGATCTTGAGACAGAACTCAATACCTTAAAAAAACATCTGCTAAAAATTCAACGACATAACGGTCTGGACGAATGTTATGATCTACAAATGTACGAGCTATATGAAGAATTTATTTGCTTTTGAAAGTAAAAAACTAAACCATAGTTTCTTATTTTGTTATGAGCATTATATTAAGGGATTTCCAAAAAACAGATAAAGTCCGAAAAACTCGACTGCAACGATCTGTGTCAAAAGTACCTTGGCAAGTATGGATTGCGCTAACACTGATCGTATCTGGCGGATTAAGCTTTATCGGCGTGTCACTGTTACTCAAGCTGCCATCAGCACCTAACTGTCCCAAATTGTTTATGCCAACTGCTAGCGCATCGCTACGATTATATTGTGCGGAATTAGCAGCTAATAAACAGACATTTGATAATCTATTAGAAGCCATTGAACTAATTAACGACCTACCAGCTAACCACCCACTACGCCCAGAAATTGACCGACGAATAGAAAGATGGTCGCTGGATATTCTCAAATTAGCAGAAGCAGCTTTTCAAAAGGGTAAGTTAAATGAAGCCATAGCTATTGCCCAAAAAATTCCAGAAAACGTCATCGTTACGCCAATTGCGATCGCTAAAATTGAAGAATGGCAATTAATCTGGTCAACTGCTGTAAAATCGGCTTAAATTCTTTAATTTCTTCCTGCCTAATATAAGGAGGATTCCCAATTACAACATCAAACCCGACAAAATCACCCTCATCATTCAATACTTCAGGAAACTCAAACCGCCATTCCAGCGCATTTTCATAAATCTTACCGCTTTCTATATCTTCAATTTCAGCTTTGAATTTATCAATCTCATTATTTAACTTAGCAATTTTCTTGTCTCTAGCTTTTTTCTCCGCTTTCGTTTCCTCCAATAATGAAAGTTGGTTTTCTAAATTATAAATTTCTCCCTCTAACTTTCTTAACTTAGTTTTATTTGCATCAACTCCTTGCAGCGTTACCTGAAAATTACCTTTAATATCATTAATCAATCTTTCCATTTCCCGCTTCTGCTCTTTACTTTCAGCGTTGCGGTAAGTTTGCACAGCTTTTTTATAATTATCTATACTAAATTTGTTTTTGTTTAAAGCTTGTCGCAAATCAGCATTTAAGGCAAAGCGACTAATCAAGGAATTTCCACATTTAATATTAATATCAATATTTGGCAGAGTCTCCAATTCTTCAAAAGCACTCTTTTCTAAGGGAGATTGAGAGGAACGATAATAAGCATTTTTTAAAAGCTCAATCCATAACCGCAGGCGACATATCTTGACGGAATTGGGGTTAATATCTACACCAAATAGACAATTTTCTATAATTGTTTGTTTTTCATGGAAAAGCGTTTCTTGTATGCGTTGGCTTTCTTGACTTTTGGGATTGTATTCAAATAACTGTCCGTCATCATCAGTGACAATTAACTCATCATTGACAACTTCAAGATGGTAATCTCTTAATGTTTTTCCTTTCCTATCCAATAAAATTTTTAGTTCACTTTTGATGGTAATTATTTCATTGAGAGCCGAAACTAAAAAATGTCCTGAACCCACCGCCGGATCACAAATTCTCAAACTATTAATAATTGTGTTAGCTTCTTGCTTATCTGCAATCTTTTCATACAACTGATCAATATCTTGGCAATTCCAGCCTTTGATTTGGTTAAATTTCTGGACTACCGCCCTGCGAATTGTTTCACGACACATATACATGGTGATAAAACCAGGGGTAAAGAAAGAACCATCTTTATAGCCGTTAATTTTCTCAAAAATCAGCCCTAAAACGGAAGCATTAATTAGGGTTTTATTATCTTCTTGAATTTCTTCGGAGCCTTCACTACTAAAATCGTAGGCGTTGAGAAATTCAAAGAGATATTCTAAGGAATTGAGATTACCTGTCCGCTTTTTACCGTTACTATCTTTTAAAACACTAGCTGAAAAAATAGGCAGACTTTCATCTCGGAGATTACTAATAAAAATAGTTAACTGCTCGATATTTGTTGGCTCAAATAGCGAACTATTCAGATAAGGAACATTGGCAAAAATATCTTTGACGCTGGCATTTCTTTCACTTTGCTTACGCGCCAATACACTAAAGAAAAGTCCGTTTAAATCACCATAATTATGTATTTTTGTCAAGTCTAGGAAAGAAAAAGATTGATTGTTTTTATGATATTTAATTAATTGAGCTTCTAATAATTTAAGGAAAAGAACCCGATTTATCCAAGTGATTGCTAACTCTAAACCAATGTTAAATAATCTTTCTTGTTCACTATCTCCAAACTGTTCCGGTTTTGGGAGTCGGGAAATCTTATCTAAACTATCAAGCTGATTGATAGCATTTTCAATTATAGAACCTGTATGGCGATCGCTCTCTTTTTTCCGCCCAATAAGTTTTTTATTCCCTTCTTTGGTTTCTGTTAAACCAATGATATACAGCAACTCACTATAAAAAGTTTTATCCAGTGTGTTGCTATCATTAGCAAAGGGCAGTTTTAATAAATGTTCTGGTGAAAGCAGCTTAAATAGTGCAATCAATTCACGATCATCTTCGCCTTGATTATTTCTTAAGATTCCTTCATAATCTCGGATATCAAAATGGGTAAAAGTGATATCATTTTCGATAGATGCGATCGCAGGTTCAGCAATTTGCTTATAAAAAAAATCAGTATTCTTTCCTGTCAATCTTCCGGCTTCAAAATCGGTAAATTGCTGTACAAATTCCTTGTTTTGAGCAAACATCTGTTCAAAAATGTTGGCATCAAAAATGAACCACTCATAAATATTGGTGGCGATGAGATATCTAATTTCAAGATTTTTTTCTGTAATGCGATCGCGCAAAAAATATAAGATTAATTCCTGAAAAGCTTTAGTGTTGAGATTATCTACCTTAAGCATTTCGCTTTTATTGGTTGGCTTTTTAGCTTCTACAATTACACCAACACTACTTTTAGCATCTTTGCTATTATGAATAACTAAATCCTTACGCCCTTTAGTATTAATAAAATGATTGGGACTGTAATATGTATTTTTTAAA contains:
- a CDS encoding NADPH-dependent FMN reductase, translating into MIREQRSKSRRVVMEKSSQKKLSIPLLLGSCRIGSESLKVAEFILENLAANNQIATELIDLGKYNLPMLEQRLQDNSNLPFNLLQFCSKLGQADGILIVTPEYKNGYPGVLKNALDYLEPQALKYKSIGICTVSSGSFGGLDCLAQLRLVCLALGGLPIPDKLPIANVNDLFDEKGNLCDSKFTTRLESFINELVWYTEALVNQKQLSN
- a CDS encoding phosphate ABC transporter ATP-binding protein, encoding MNTPSSETELISSPCEEDLPLPCLYTERLSLYYNSKLALQDLTISIPKGCITALIGPSGCGKTSFLSCLNRLTDLIPNCKICGQVWLEDLDILHPKTDTVALRRRVGTIFQKPNPFPFSIWKNIAFPLREHGIKDRQRIDEIVEQVLVDVGLWDEVKERLKSPALRLSGGQKQRLCIARTLALQPEVLLMDEPCSALDPITTGIVEDLIVSLRGKYTILIVTHNLAQARRIADYVALFWVKDGSGRLIEAGSVKQIFENPQQPITGAYISGSRG
- the pstA gene encoding phosphate ABC transporter permease PstA, whose amino-acid sequence is MSRQAIPPSQKNPSGDARTLAATKSYIIARSQKISYADILLSLLVWAVAICVTAVFAWILVDIVWHGAGQIDWKFLTTEPEDAGRNGGIASVLVSTGLLLSVCLGVAVPLGLGTAILLAEFTVLNNWFGRLVRRSLDMLASVPSIVFGLFGNAFFCVTLGLGFSILSGGLTLACMVLPILIRSVEEGLRSVPHEYRLGAASLGLSRTATLVNLLLPAAVPSLVAGLILGIGRAIAETAALMYTSGYVERMPESLLDSGRALSLHIYSLSMNVSGGDSSAYASVVVLMMMLLVTNGAAIWMGEYWLHSRIQD
- the pstC gene encoding phosphate ABC transporter permease subunit PstC, whose product is MTSSAKKTSFPRNVDRLLVWSLRGIAAIVGTIVLFIIGFLILESLPLFRKVGVLPFLRDTSWNPTQGLYSLTPMLISTLLVVAGAVLLAAPIGILSALFCHYYAPKPVANLYRRLLEIMSGIPGVVYGFWGLVVLVPLINRLHPPGTSLLSGILLLALLIIPTIALIADASLAGVPQEYLQGAVALSLSRWGTIREIVLPAARSGLFTSIILGTGRAIGETIIVLMVCGNIVQIPSSLFNPIRTLPANIALEMDFALGDHRSALFVSGLLLMGVNLVLVLLAEAIAEKEIYHN
- a CDS encoding phosphate ABC transporter substrate-binding protein is translated as MRLQGTLYLAIALSLCCGLQSCTERPKAGVKQQKLIITGASTIAPLVSELSKRFEKQHPGTRIDVHTGGSARGLADAHQGLSDIGMVSESLTEEEQKGMQVFLIGRDGVSIIVHADNALNQIVSKQVVAVYTGKIKNWKDLGGKDVPITLVHKAEGRSTLTLFLHYFGIDNKAVKADVVVGDDQQGIKTVAGNPNAIGYVSIGSAEQDIKQGGKIKLLTLDGVKATSSTVADKSFPLLRQLNLVTKGQPTELTKQFIDFTQAQENYDIFRKENFVPAKR
- a CDS encoding acyl-CoA dehydrogenase family protein — translated: MISNLTVNKQTLIERISQLARDKFATRASSYDRTASFPTEDFEDLFNAGLNAPTVPTEYGGLGLGHDSDIFTLWMMTKELAKVDLSLARCWEGHANAQILLTAMANESQKKCWFEGIVQRGEKWAAWSGEPQSQIPDQKVCLGTTVQVVNDGYILDGTKVFATSAPAVQWAVLLVNPAGAGGSRHSNGSPTSVLMLACNLSDPSISFDDSWWQPIGMKGTVSYLVRFKQTFIPKENLIGYPGQYILEEWQTRFTPQYGAAFLGSAEGAYEYTLAYIKKQEKGHDPYVQHRIAKAAINIDTMHFWLRQVATLWETGQELGAKLAGNRARYITEQLATETVNDCIHACGARSLIQPSPIERILRDLSFYVLHDNSDRVLSSIGGEILGQSSDRAYFNTHPIHCEKPQSD
- the cysC gene encoding adenylyl-sulfate kinase, which gives rise to MIEVKNQGLILWLTGLSGAGKTTLAQGLELLLKERGFLVEVLDGDLVRTNLSQGLGFSREDRNTNIRRIGFVANLLSRNGVVVIVAAISPYRDVRNELREKTTNFVEVYINAPLSVCELRDIKGLYAKARLGEINSFTGIDDCYEEPLNPDITCYTSKETIPQSLDKIIKYIEQKVLPSKHI